In Cucurbita pepo subsp. pepo cultivar mu-cu-16 unplaced genomic scaffold, ASM280686v2 Cp4.1_scaffold001049, whole genome shotgun sequence, the genomic stretch GGTCAGTGTTGACTATAAATTGAATCTTATTTAATATGAATAGTATATCTCTTCTATCGCTTCTTATTCTGGCATTCTTCTAACCttaatgtaaaattatttCCAATACGTGCATCTATATTCTATGTATGTCTTGGACCTGACTTTGAGTGAGTTGTATTGCTGATCTCCGATCACTTTGCATTTTACTTTCGGTTGGAGAAGTTCACTTTTACATTTGATTGAACTTAGAATTATTGGAAAAATCAGCAAGTCTATTATTCGACCATATTATTAAACCTCTTATAAAGGGGGAAGGTAACGCTGTGAGCCACTCAAAACTTCACTTGATAGGAGTAAGCCATTTGAGCTACATGATGAATAAGGGAGAGCCGCCTTGAAGCCATTTGCGCTTTAGAGAGGAAcaaggagaagagagaaatgCCTAGGGACCCTGAGTGGGATAGAAATGATATGTAGTGTAGAGAGagtcaactaaaagaatattGTATCCCTGTGATGCGTATCTTTTAGATATGTTTGCTGATGTACTATGTAcccaattttgatttttgttttatttaaccACACCTCGAGGACAATGTGTTTGAGGGGCAGGTAATGATAAGGATATTATTAATGGTACATTAGTAATTAGATAAAGAAGTTGTTAGGGTATTTGGTGGTAAGTAAAGAGAGCAAGGAAGGAGGTTGGACATTATTTTGGTGAGTGAATTAGGACTTGAGAATGATCTCAAGAGGGGAGGGTTCAAGTACCTCTACTTGGGGTGTTGTAATTTgttatcttttatatttcatacaTTTGGGCTCTATCAAATATCTTTTCAGTTTTTGGCATTAtgttgtttttacttttttattttgaggatTTTCTACGCAAGTTGTTGGCATCAATTAGTCCTCCACCGCCCTTTTAATTTAcataagagagaaaatacgAGCTAAATCTTTCACATATATTGAATCTGTTGTGCCCCTACAAAATTGTCTATAACTAATAACATATATTGAATCTTTCACAAATATGTTTCTTGATGCCATGAATGGCCTTTTTGGCACCTTTGATCTGCCGTACATCTATTTTTCCAcctcttttttttccaatattGTTTAGTTTACACTTCATGAAGTTGTTCCAAATTAGTGAGGAACTCTTATTTCTATGTTCTCTTTCAGTTTCCATGGAAGAAGGTAAGCATATTGCCAGTTCAAGGACATGCGTTATGCCTTGGTTTATTTGCATCAATAATTGCTCCTTTTGGAGGCTTCTTTGCAAGTGGTTTCAAAAGAGCTTTCAAAGTGAAGGTTCATTCCGAATACCGTCTGTGTTGTTTTGGAAAGTCTCAACTTTGAGATGAGCTAtctcatatcattttctcTGTTTGATGCAGGATTTTGGTGATAGTATTCCTGGACATGGTGGAATTACAGATAGAATGGATTGCCAGGTGAGCCACCAAGAACTCTGGACGTTGGTGccttaaattaatttactaaTGCAAAACTCTTTATCAACAATAGATCTGGAGAAGAAACCATAGATTCATACATTAGATTTCAGACACTGGGTGGATCATTTGGA encodes the following:
- the LOC111786121 gene encoding phosphatidate cytidylyltransferase 2-like, with product RNSYFYVLFQFPWKKVSILPVQGHALCLGLFASIIAPFGGFFASGFKRAFKVKDFGDSIPGHGGITDRMDCQMVMAVFAYIYHQSFVMAQNLSVDTILDQILVNLTLEEQAALYLKLGQILQQRVVG